Below is a genomic region from Phragmites australis chromosome 20, lpPhrAust1.1, whole genome shotgun sequence.
TCCCATTTGGTATGGGCAGACGACGATGCCCAGCAGAGAACTTGGGCATGCAGATGGTAGGTCTTGCTCTTGGGACTATGATCCAGTGCTTCGACTGGGAAAGAGTGGAAGAGAAGCTTGTGGACATGACAGAGGGCTCTGGCCTAACTATGCCAAAGGAGGTGCCTTTGGATGCCTTCTATCAACCCCGCACTTCTGCGATTAATCTTCTTTCGGAGATATAGTACTGTTGTGGAACACATTGTTCTTTTTGTTTAGCTTTGTGTTCTAAGGTCATCGCATGTCAAATAGATGTGGGTATGTGCATCTCAGTAATGTGAAATAAATTTTTCATCCAAGTAATGCCTCCAAGAATCCACTGCAAAACAGAATGGAACTAGTCctgaaaatgtttcatcgtaACATATATTATATTGAACACAAGGTTCCAATGTGATTCCGTAGCAAAGTTTTTCTCACTTGGTCATTCAGAATGTATTATTAACCGAGGGAGATTCCGCTACTGACATGATGTTGCTGCGCTATTTACGGAAGCAACTTCTGCTACATGTCCAAACAATCTATTTATTTGTTCACTCTACTGGAAACGAGAATATCCCTGATGGGCAAAACCGTCACCGTCAACGATTATCCCGAGAGTTTCACCACAACTGACAATTAAAATTACCATTTTCCTTGATGGCATTGTAGTAACCATCAAAAACTTGTTGGCCGTCAAGCATATTCCGGTTTCTATTAGAGATGGTGTATTCAAGACGATGTTCTCAACAATAATGTAACAAAAATGGTTTGCAggaaaacttttttaaaaaaagacgGCACAACAATAAAAGGAAATACACTGAGGAGTTACCaccatttcaattttttttttaaaagagaaaTATATGGCAGAGAGGTACATTACATTTTTCGTTACTGGGGCCCCACATATAAGGATCTTGTATGGTGACGTCATTAATTAGCAACTGATGGCATTCCCAATCCGATTAGCAAATTGCATTTGATCCGTTGTTCAATATGTAACTGAATAATCCCATCATCGTGTTGATTCGGCTATGATGAGTTCAACGGATTTGGCTCTGTTTATGTACGTTCTTAGTTATCCTTTATTTTATCGAAGTTTGGATGCTATCTTAGACCTTCCTGTAATACCGAATATTTACAAATTAAGACGTTGACTGCAAGACTCACGAGAGAGGAAAATTTGAccttttgatccgttgctcggaTCGATGATTGGAGACCACAGATACATAGTTATTGTCAAAACgattccattttgctatctaaaCGTTCCATTTGTACACCTGGTGAATCCGTAGTgagtccaataaatttagaccattggatgaaaaagaaaataaaaaataataaatcgGGATGGGATTGGTCACCACCCTAACACTACTTAACTGCCCAAACCCTAGTTGTTGCTGCCACTACACCCACTTGTCCGCCGGCGCCGTTGGCCGCCACCGCTGTGTCACGCCATTCCTGGCCACCCGCCGGTGCACTATCGACCTGCCAAGGTCGGGGGAAGCCGAGGCCAAGAAGCATGGAGGAGCCAAGGAGTAgtgaggggggagggggagcaaggaagaagaagaaaagaagagaagagaagaaggaaagagaagaaaacCTTTAGGGCTTTCACCAAATTTATCGCCAAATCATGATCCATGTGTCAAGGGTAGTCCCTGTGTAGTCCCTAGATGATCGTAGATTAAATTATATGAAAGTTTTAGTCCTGAGGTTTGGGATTTGGTCAATCAGCTTTGCGTGCAATAACAAAAATTGAAAGCTGAGGGTAATAGGTGTCAAATTCGATCTTAAGGTTAAAATGAAAGTTGTAGTTCTCGTCGATATCTTTTCAATGGCATTAGTCTTTTCGATGGCATTAGTCTTGTTCTCTTTGGTCAAGCGGTTTATGAGTAATTGATAAGGTGATAAAGTGGTGGTGTTGTCTGGCAAGAGTTAGTCCACGTGATGTTTTTGTTCCGTCTTTGACTTAGTTAGAGGAAATTCCCACTCAACATCATGCAAGCAATGTGGTAGGTGCTTTTCTATAGATTTCGGTGATGTCTTGTATGCGGGATTTCAGGCGTAAGAGTGTGTGCCTTCTTTTGCTTATGTTGTTGTGGTATTTTTGGTGCTAATTATGCACTTGTTCAGGTGGTGCTGCTTTGAGACATAAATAGTGCCCGTCTTCATCATCGGTGAAGATAAGTGAATGTAGTGGACATGATAtgttttaacttgttatttggttaCCTCCATCTTTTAATTCCCGCACTTTCTAATAATCTATTAAATTAAATGTGAGCATGTTACTTACTTTATTCCTTCTGAAGATTTGATGATTTCTCGGATTATGAGATAGAGGAAGCGGGTTATGTCGCTTTGCAGTTGTTCATTGTCATCGTATGCAATTCTTGAAGTACATACACATGTTCAAAgttatatttttcatttatgcatgACGTATGACATATGACATATGCATCTCATGCAATGAAATTTTTTGTCCCGCAGCGTTCGCGATCATACCATTACAACGTCGCATGTTACCTAAGGAGTATGGTGTACACCCTTACGTTGCTCGAGAAGGAGTGAGGATGAGAAAGAGCATGTtatgtgcatacatacatattCATATGGTGTTCTTTTATATAATCGCATCAATATTGTGCTTCATATTGCAAGGAAGTCTTTTATATTGTCTTAGATGTTGTTGCTATGTTGAGGCAAGCTAGTGGATGATAACATGTTGCTATGACTTATTGTCATGCTTAATTAGTTAGTTTTTTTAAGACAATGTTAACATATTCAGCTTCTTGTCTTTGttaaagataaatatctaattTACTGTAGCTAAATTGATTGTTAAAGcaattcacttgctgagattttcgaatctcatcATTACTATCTTTTTAGGTGCACCATGAAGTGATGATGATCATGTAGGATGGGTAACATAACGACTTTTGTATGGTCATCTCTATCTTTTGTTTATCTGGATGACAATTTTACAACTTTGAGTTGTTTTGCTGTATGAGTGTTTTGTCATGGCGTTCGTATAGGTTAGAAACATGTTACTCTTTTATTAGGATATTTGATACtgttatctatatatatctatctcTGTGTTTGTGGCTTCCATTTTATTGCCGGAAAAGTGTTGCCGAAATTTTAAGTCTCGGCAAACCTGTAGATAGGTTTGCCATAATTTTAACTTGGGCTAAACAAATTTCTATCCGTGCTTTGTTTCCTAGATATGCAGCATATGCCTGACGGCTTAGAACAGATTATCTGGAGTCGCAGGCAGTCTGTGTAGGAAGTTCACACACATGCTCTGTAAGCTCCATCTCCCGACTCTTATCCGTGGAGACATCTTacaacttgtaagttttttcccCAAAAAACCATGAGCAGAAGCGCTGCTCTTTCATTTAAGTAGAAGCAGAGATCCATGGTTCCATGAGTTGTGATTACATAGACTCTATGATCAGCGTATTTAGCGAGATTTCTTCTTTTGACGAAGCTGAAGGCTTGAAGTGGAGGCAGGGATGCAGCGTCGAACACTCTTTGGTTGCGTCCCTTCCAAATGTTTCATGCCGTATACATGATGACAGCTGCAGCGGTGCGTTTCTGCGGTGTCGATACGGATTTGAGGGAGCCGTGCCACCGGTCTTGAATGGATTTCCCCTTCAAGTGACAAGCAGCATCGCGTAATATGGCTTCCTTCCTTGCAGCCGCGCCCAACGAAACGACCCGTTTTGCAACGAACACCAACGGCCTTGCCGTCGCCGGCCGGCCAGCTTGCCCCCGATCGCCTAGCGACCAAGACAGCAAGCAGGCAGGCAGTTGCCGCGACGGTAAGGCCATCCCTTGCTGTCCGCGGGGCTACTGCCAGCCTTGCGGCGCGGGACAAGCGAGAGCTTGCTTTCTTCTTGGTTGGTCTCTCGCGCGCGCCGTCCGTATCCGACGTGATGATGGATGCTGGCCACCTCACCTACCCACCACCCCCTTCGCCTCCTCGCTGCGCTGCTTCTCCTCCACTGGAGATCTCGGTGGCGCCGCGCGTGGTCGTGATAAACGCGGGAGGTACGCCGAGACATGCCGTGCCCGTCGCAAGCTTTCGATCTGCATGTTCTTAGTTCCCGATTAGATCCAGAAACCAGTACAAAACATGCTCTAGTGTGTCGCTAATGTACTGCTACACGCAGGGACACGCTCTCGACGTCTACGACAATGTTGCCGGACAGCCGGAGCGTTGCCAGATCTTGGCGCCATGTTGACAAGGCGTCGTCTACGACACTTTGACCCGGTCAAACAAAAACCAAAATTTTGACAAAACCAGCGAAAAATACTCCAAACTTACCCGAAAAACTGGGGAAAATCAACCATacccagagaaaaaaaaaacaaacacaaaGAGTTCAAGTGAAGATGTGTAACAACCAGAGGATATGTCAATAGACGTAGGAAGATACTTGTGCCGACAGAGAAAACACGACCAACTATTTGATGTCGTAACGCAAACTAAATAAGCTATGATTGGAGAGAGAGGTATAAGGTAACTAGGTGGTACAAATACATAGAAAGGAGCAGCGATCAAGAATTGAGCCAGAATCACGCTTGCTATTTAGAGATTGTGAAAGGGGAAAACTAAGCGATCAAGAGGAATTGAGCCAGAATGAGAGTAGCCCCTAGACCACATGTGAACAAAACACTCCGATTGTCATATAAACCAATCAGATATTTTATTGCACGTGTTATGAATACATTGATTGAGattattatataaatataaatgtgCAAGTGTGAATGCATACATTCTACTGAATATTAACTAATGGTAGTTGTTAGTTTTTTACAACTTACAATGCACAATGATCAGGTCAAGCAGCAGCCGTATTTCAATTATATTCCTCATATTGCATGTTCCTTTAAGTTTCAATTGTTAGTTTGTAATGTTTATGACATCCTAGACGTGTTTTGTAAGTACTTAAATAACAACATTTGATTAGCAAAATTTGGAGCAAACTTAACTGCGCAAACGAGGGAGCAATCCTTCGCAAACAAGCAGCCGACCTGTCCTGGAACCAAGTACTCGTAACGACCGAACGCCAACAGCTTTGCCCTGCCCTCGCTTAGCGAACAAGCAATTGCCGCGACGGCAGGCCCGCCATCCCTTGCCTCCCCCGGAGACCACATCGAGAGCACGCTTCGTCCCGTCCGGCGCCGGTGCCGGTGCCAATCCCACGACGCGGGACAAGTGCTTCCTTCCCGGCACTTGCGCCCGTCATACCTGACCTCCGGCAGCTGCCCACCCACCCTTTGCTCATCCAGCTTTGTTCGGCGGCCACAGATCGAGCCACGGCTCGCAACCACTCCTCCATCGAGGCCCACGCCGCCGTCACATCGCCTCGCGTGCCTCCAGGTTCCGATCGCAAGGTACCTGGCCATAACCTGCTCCTCTGCTCTACGCGTACGTCTCTTTCTAGCGACGTGTTCGTAGTCGCTTCGCTTAAGGTCAACAGTTGGTACAAAGCAAATTAGTATACTTTTCCTACGCTTAGCCGGTAATCATCTCTGTCCATCAATCAGAATTAAGAActtgtagtttttttatatatatagtttcTTATTGGTGCACGCAGGAACGCGCTCCGACGTGTCGCCTCGGATGCGTTGGATTGTCAGATCGTTCCTAGTTGAGCACTGGCCCGGTCAAAGTCATCGAAAATATTGACAAAAACAACCCcggaaaattaagaaaaaaactcAGATCAAGCCGAGCCCATTCGAGTCCACGACCAGTACATAAGCAGCAGCCCGAGCCGGCGAGATGTGGAAGTGGAAGAAGAAGCTGGGCCACGCCCTCTGCCGCTTCCTCACCTGCAAGCACCCCTTCACCCTCGCCCAGCCCAGGCCCACTCCTCCCGTCTCGATccagccgtcgccgccgccgccgcccatgccGCACCACGGCGATCACCGCCCGCCGGCACCGGCCCCGGGTGGCCACGTGTTCCCGCGCGCGGCGTCCACGGTGCTCCCGGACCCGGCCCGCTTCTTCGCGCCGGGACTCCTCGCCGCGCCGCTCCCCACCAACTCCTTCTTCCAGAACTTCGCGCTCAAGAACGGCGACCAGCCGGAGTACATCCACCCGTACTCCGTCCGGtcccccggcgccgccgcgctCGACGTCTGCTACCCGGCGCGGAACCACTCCCCCTCCTTCGTCATCCAGACCTTCGTCGCCGACCTCACCATCTCGGACGCCGCGGGGAGCGGATCGCAGCGCCACCGCATTGCGGCGTTCGATGACCTCTCCGTCACGCTCGACGTCTCCCCGTCCCTCCGCGCGCACCTCGTCCGCGGATGCCCCTACGTCACCGTGACGACGGCCGAGGGGGCCGGCCCCGTGGACATCTCCGTGTCCTCGGTCCACGCCTTCATCGAGGTCGCGCCCTGCGGCGACACGGGCACCAAGTGGCGCCTCCGGATGAACAGCGGCCAGACCTTCCTCCTCTACGCGTCCGCGCCGATCCGCCTCGCGCAGGCCGGCACCACGCAGCTCTCGGCGCCTGGCTTCGCCGGCGCCATCCGGGTCGCCTACCTGCCGGACGCGTCCATGGAGCTGGTTCTTGACCGGTACAGCGGCTGCTACCCGACGGCCGGGGAGGCCGCACTGAACAGGCcgttctgcgtcgactacacctgGCACAAGGAAGGGCCGGGGGAGCTGCTCATGCTCGCCCACCCGCTCCACCTCCGGCTGCTCGCCGACGAGTGCGCCGTCCGGGTGCTCGACGACTTCCGGTACCGGAGCATCGACGGTGACCTGGTCGGCGTCGTCGGCGATTCTTGGGTCCTCAGGACGGACCCGGTGTCCCCCACATGGCACTCGGCGCGCGGCGTCAGCAAGGACGGCGTCGACGAGGTCGTGGCCGCGCTGCGCAAGGACGTGGATGGCCTCGCCTCCACGCCGATCATCACCACCTCGTCCTACTTCTACGGGAAGGCGATCGCCAGGGCGGCGAGGTTGGCGCTGATCGCCGAGGAGGTCGGGTACCCCGACGCCATCCCGGCGGTGCAGCGGTTCTTGAAGGCCACCGTCACGCCGTGGCTGGACGGCAGCTTCCTGGGGAACGGGTTCTTCTACGACTCCAAATGGGGCGGCCTTGTCACGCTGCAGGGGCTAAAGGACTCCGGCGCGGACTTCGGGTTCGGCATTTACAACGATCACCACTACCATCTGGGGTACTTCCTATACGCCATTGCGGTCCTTGCCAAGATTGACCCGTGCTGGGGGAGAAAGTACATGCCGCAGGCCTACTCCATGGTCGCCGATTTCATGACACTATCGCGCAAGGCCGGCGCAAGCTTCACCAGGCTGCGGACGTTCGATCTCTGGAAGCTGCACTCCTGGGCCGGCGGCCTCACGGAGTTCGCCGACGGGCGCAACCAGGAGAGTACGAGCGAGGCCGTGAACGCCTACTACTCTGCCGCGCTCCTCGGGTTGAGCTACGGCGACACGCACCTCGTCTCCGTCGGCGCGACGCTGACCGCGCTCGAGATGCTGGCGGCGCAGACGTGGTGGCACGTCCGTGCAGGCGAGGGCATCTACGAGGACGACTTCAGCGGCAACAACCGCGTGGTGGGCGTCCTGTGGGCGAACAAGCGCGACAGCGGGCTCTGGTTCGCGCCGCCCGAGTGGAAGGAGTGCAGGCTGGGCATCCAGCTCCTGCCGCTCCTGCCCATCAGCGAGGCCCTGTTCCCGGACATTGCCTTCGTGAAGGACCTGGTGAGCTGGACGCTGCCGGCCCTGTCGAGGGACGGCGTCGGCGAAGGGTGGAAGGGGTTCGTGTACGCGCTGGAGGGGATCTACGACAAGGAGGCCGCGCTGGCCAAGACCCGGGCGCTCACGGGCCAGGACGACGGCAACACGCTGACGAACCTGCTGTGGTGGCTCCACAGCCGCGGCAGCGTGGTCGGAGATGGCGCTGCCGGGTTCAGCCGGTGCTGCTGGTACCGCCAGTACTGCCACTGAAAGTGCTCAACAGAGTGACCGCTCTTCATGTTCATATCTGCTTGGGGAGCAGGCGTTCTGGTTCCAGTGAAGGGACAATTGAGTCGGTACAGTGAGAAGATGGAGTGGTTGTTCTTCGTTGTGCTTTATTTACACATACGTCACGATGCTACACTTTTATCCCGTTTTACTTGAATAAAAGTAGCTACTGCCGTGAGTTGACGATGAAATCAATCTGTGTTTCTGTTGTCATGTTTAGCTTGCTGCTTGGTGCCTGCAAGCTGTTCTGCTTGGCAAATCAGGTGTCTCTCTCTCTGTGGAATTCCCGGATTGCTGATGGCATTGCAAGCTGTTCCGCGACCTCTTTTCGTCCCTGTACTGTATGCATGATGCTGAACTGGAGAGGGAGACGTGTGGCGGTCCGATTTGAAGCCCAATGAGAAGGGGTTGTTGTCCATCCGCTTCGTTGCCTTCAAGTGGAAGCAGACGATTGTTCGTGTCGCCAAGTCGTCGTCGACAGCGCGCGCCAAGCCCGACAAAGCAAGCGCCGGAACGGCCGGGCACGTTCGGCGCAGGGATTGCGACGCGGCCGAGACGCGTCACACGCACGCGGCTGCGGTCCGGTTGCTGCGTCCCGCGTTGGCGTGCGCGGCCCGCGGAGGCATTCATTAGGGCTGCCTGGTGCTTGGCGGCCgcggatttttttatttttatatttcgaaaataaaccTGCCCGTTGGAATCAATTGGTCACTCGAATCCTTTGTCCAGATTGGTTTATACCGGTAGCCAAATGATTGTCTCAGCTAAGCTTCTTTCAGTAGGACAAAAAATGACCTTTAAAAGGGGTAAATAGATGTATTatcaaactttttctaattgAATAGTCTTCTCCTTTATTTAACTCAACATACCTTAAAACTTAAACATaagcaaaatctaaaaagaaacgAGTAGCAATCAAGAACATAAACGAAATTATAGCTCTCGTGGTTATATATGAACCTTAGGTTttattaaaactaattttatgaGTCATAGCTACAAAATATTTTAACTTGAAAGAAGAAACATTTTAAAAGATAGACAACATGggaagaaactcttcaagttaATGGTTTAGAGGTAAGAGAATTTAATACCTAATTGTGTACATTCGTACGTGAAGACAGTCTTATTAGAACTGGTGTAAGCAATTCTTTCAAAGTCTAAAATCAAAGGTAACCCAGCCTTATCAGCacatatcttggtcttggccaagatcaaatctatGTTGCCCttaccttctgagcacttctccacaagagaaaagaGATATTTATTCTCAGTCATGAGATTTTCAatttgccctctaacccaactgagcttgtccttaaggatgaTGCAGGTAGGAtagtttggctgcacatccgtGGAACTCTCAACACTCTTCATTCTTGACTCTAGCTCATTTATGCACTTAGCTTTaacatcaacatcctttgagagcaaagaATAATTCTTGCAAGTACCTAAGAGAATAGATCTAgactcctcaaggagcttcttctcggtagtctcaagccgactggcaaCTTGAACATGCACAGTCTAAAGCttggcaagctcactcatgataaccaaacaactctcacaatcctcatcctcaaccttgGCTCTAAACCTAAGCAACTCAAACTCAGAAGAAgaacattctagcctagacttgagaTCCTTAACCTCACAAACCGCTTTCTTATCCTTAACCTCACGAACCgctttcttaagcaatctatcctagctaacaagtatatcattcaaggtatcaacttgaaCGGAAAGCTGATCATAGGTGAGTGGTACCTCAGAGGAGTCAAACTCGGGGTTGCTATAGTTGTAGTCCatcatgaagcagaggccagtgaAGTCTTTATTCttccttttgttcttcacttgcggttcccCCTCCTTTGAGCTCTCCTActcgcttgaggaagtgtcgatgTCGTTGAGCGCCGCCATAAATACCCTTGAAGCCGCCTTGGTCACCTTCTTGGACATCTTATCACGattcttgaagaagggtttcttAGACTTCTTATGCttatcgtggtcgtggttgaggtctttcctcttcttgagcttggagtAGTCCACTttgaagtgggtggtatcaccacactcaaagtaggCCCGAGAACCACCCCTTCTCCGATATcggtggttgttgtagaagcgggtgaacttcttcataattagtgtAAGATCCTCATTATCAAGAACATCCACCGGCTCCTCTaagatagaaaccaaggaagacaaagtaaaTTCACTCAGTGAAGcattagcacaagaaaagctagctccaaTCTGATTGCCACTACTAGGTTCGAAAACCAACACTATGGTCTGAGACAGGGGATTTCTAAGACCTATCCAAGCCGctttggctatctcgatggatttgagcatgctgaagagttcatcacaagtaatgtatcataactggatgactcttcaacgctcgagatcttaacttcccatatgctacggtcaagagcataaagAAGTTTGATCGTTCTCttatggtcagaatagggcaaaacaccagtggatctaaggttcctaataattccatcaaatcgagcaaacatagcatctaaGAATTCACCAGacccttgcacaaatatttgatattcctGGTTATATATGCTCTGACGCCTAACCTTGATTTGGTTGataccctcatgaaagacactaagggtAATCCAGATCTTACGGGTAGTACATAGGtgttgaaccctgtcaaactaattctgactcaggcttgtgaacaaaatatttctagctttgttgttggcctcatgcCGTTCCATTTGAATCTGAGTCGTGCAAGCAGTAGAAATCTCATAGATGGAGTATACTATTTCCTATATCACACTTCCTTGAAGGTAAgtctccatgcgcaccttccaataCGAAAAATCATGGACATGAAACAGTGaaatctttccacttctctccattatcgcatatggatcacaaagccggttaaggttaATAGGTGATCAAATTAGCTCtgatactgtcggaggatgaactcctgtcgcagggatcccgagagacccctttttagagattcggccggggggatgatcctgaacgagcttgtttgggaaataagcgggaaacggaaagaaatgcagtggctggtgggagatgatcgtccgggtgcaagaaagatgggtgcactggggtttatacaggttcgggccgcacgggggcgg
It encodes:
- the LOC133901658 gene encoding glucan endo-1,3-beta-D-glucosidase 1-like, with the translated sequence MWKWKKKLGHALCRFLTCKHPFTLAQPRPTPPVSIQPSPPPPPMPHHGDHRPPAPAPGGHVFPRAASTVLPDPARFFAPGLLAAPLPTNSFFQNFALKNGDQPEYIHPYSVRSPGAAALDVCYPARNHSPSFVIQTFVADLTISDAAGSGSQRHRIAAFDDLSVTLDVSPSLRAHLVRGCPYVTVTTAEGAGPVDISVSSVHAFIEVAPCGDTGTKWRLRMNSGQTFLLYASAPIRLAQAGTTQLSAPGFAGAIRVAYLPDASMELVLDRYSGCYPTAGEAALNRPFCVDYTWHKEGPGELLMLAHPLHLRLLADECAVRVLDDFRYRSIDGDLVGVVGDSWVLRTDPVSPTWHSARGVSKDGVDEVVAALRKDVDGLASTPIITTSSYFYGKAIARAARLALIAEEVGYPDAIPAVQRFLKATVTPWLDGSFLGNGFFYDSKWGGLVTLQGLKDSGADFGFGIYNDHHYHLGYFLYAIAVLAKIDPCWGRKYMPQAYSMVADFMTLSRKAGASFTRLRTFDLWKLHSWAGGLTEFADGRNQESTSEAVNAYYSAALLGLSYGDTHLVSVGATLTALEMLAAQTWWHVRAGEGIYEDDFSGNNRVVGVLWANKRDSGLWFAPPEWKECRLGIQLLPLLPISEALFPDIAFVKDLVSWTLPALSRDGVGEGWKGFVYALEGIYDKEAALAKTRALTGQDDGNTLTNLLWWLHSRGSVVGDGAAGFSRCCWYRQYCH